Proteins from one Malaya genurostris strain Urasoe2022 chromosome 2, Malgen_1.1, whole genome shotgun sequence genomic window:
- the LOC131427635 gene encoding zinc finger protein 239-like isoform X1, translated as MSETATQILMPGSCRCCLVEENEMFCILDTLEEFESTICELITNYSGITITENDYFSRNICNACMNDLLTTVRFRLRCMKTEDILRNIQIDIEKPLLMTSDTSQINLITNGLPIVESNIQRGLSAECDSADVKPKMLEDVPVAKPRRPRTTGPRKCDICGKMFSRASYLSKHYRIHTGERPYKCSFCPRAFATSTNFRKHERVHTNDRPHECEECDKRFVSNSHLKEHRRIHTGERPFQCDICGKDFKASSHLAAHRMIHTGERAFECEFCDKSFSKRNKLSTHMLTHTGERPYQCDICGKTIQRKDFLRIHMRTHVGTRKCKICGLEFLKGTPLALHRKVHKKEAFRRL; from the exons ATGTCGGAAACAGCAACACAAATATTAATGCCGGGGTCATGTCGTTGCTGTTTGGTAGaggaaaatgaaatgttttgcaTTCTTGATACGTTGGAGGAATTCGAAAGTACCATTTGTGAGCTGATTACTAATTACAGTGGAATAACG attaccgaaaatgACTATTTCTCAAGAAACATCTGCAACGCTTGTATGAATGATCTACTGACCACAGTGCGCTTTCGACTGCGGTGCATGAAAACTGAAGACATACTGCGAAACATCCAAATTGATATCGAAAAACCGCTGTTGATGACGAGCGACACTAGTCAGATAAATTTGATCACAAATGGTTTACCAATAGTTGAATCTAATATTCAACGTGGTCTGTCTGCCGAATGTGATTCAGCCGATGTTAAGCCGAAAATGCTGGAAGATGTACCGGTTGCCAAGCCTCGAAGACCGCGTACTACTGGACCACGCAAATGTGATATctgtggaaaaatgttttccagagCCAGTTACCTTAGCAAACATTATCGGATTCACACCGGCGAACGACCCTACAAATGCAGTTTTTGTCCTAGAGCTTTCGCAACCAGCACTAATTTTAGAAAGCATGAACGTGTCCACACAAATGATAGGCCACACGAATGCGAAGAGTGTGATAAACGATTCGTAAGCAACAGTCATTTGAAGGAACACAGGCGAATTCACACTGGTGAGCGGCCTTTTCAGTGTGACATTTGTGGAAAGGATTTTAAAGCTAGCAGTCATCTTGCGGCTCATCGAATGATTCATACCGGCGAGCGGGCATTTGAGTGTGAGTTTTGTGATAAATCCTTTAGTAAACGGAACAAACTTAGTACACACATGCTGACGCACACGGGTGAAAGACCTTATCAGTGCGACATCTGCGGAAAAACTATACAAAGGAAAGATTTTCTCCGAATTCACATGCGCACCCATGTCGGGACCCGGAAATGCAAAATATGTGGATTGGAGTTCCTAAAAGGTACTCCATTGGCACTGCATCGAAAAGTTCATAAAAAAGAAGCTTTTCGTAGACTGTAG
- the LOC131427635 gene encoding zinc finger protein 239-like isoform X2 — translation MKCFAFLIRWRNSKVPFITENDYFSRNICNACMNDLLTTVRFRLRCMKTEDILRNIQIDIEKPLLMTSDTSQINLITNGLPIVESNIQRGLSAECDSADVKPKMLEDVPVAKPRRPRTTGPRKCDICGKMFSRASYLSKHYRIHTGERPYKCSFCPRAFATSTNFRKHERVHTNDRPHECEECDKRFVSNSHLKEHRRIHTGERPFQCDICGKDFKASSHLAAHRMIHTGERAFECEFCDKSFSKRNKLSTHMLTHTGERPYQCDICGKTIQRKDFLRIHMRTHVGTRKCKICGLEFLKGTPLALHRKVHKKEAFRRL, via the exons atgaaatgttttgcaTTCTTGATACGTTGGAGGAATTCGAAAGTACCATTT attaccgaaaatgACTATTTCTCAAGAAACATCTGCAACGCTTGTATGAATGATCTACTGACCACAGTGCGCTTTCGACTGCGGTGCATGAAAACTGAAGACATACTGCGAAACATCCAAATTGATATCGAAAAACCGCTGTTGATGACGAGCGACACTAGTCAGATAAATTTGATCACAAATGGTTTACCAATAGTTGAATCTAATATTCAACGTGGTCTGTCTGCCGAATGTGATTCAGCCGATGTTAAGCCGAAAATGCTGGAAGATGTACCGGTTGCCAAGCCTCGAAGACCGCGTACTACTGGACCACGCAAATGTGATATctgtggaaaaatgttttccagagCCAGTTACCTTAGCAAACATTATCGGATTCACACCGGCGAACGACCCTACAAATGCAGTTTTTGTCCTAGAGCTTTCGCAACCAGCACTAATTTTAGAAAGCATGAACGTGTCCACACAAATGATAGGCCACACGAATGCGAAGAGTGTGATAAACGATTCGTAAGCAACAGTCATTTGAAGGAACACAGGCGAATTCACACTGGTGAGCGGCCTTTTCAGTGTGACATTTGTGGAAAGGATTTTAAAGCTAGCAGTCATCTTGCGGCTCATCGAATGATTCATACCGGCGAGCGGGCATTTGAGTGTGAGTTTTGTGATAAATCCTTTAGTAAACGGAACAAACTTAGTACACACATGCTGACGCACACGGGTGAAAGACCTTATCAGTGCGACATCTGCGGAAAAACTATACAAAGGAAAGATTTTCTCCGAATTCACATGCGCACCCATGTCGGGACCCGGAAATGCAAAATATGTGGATTGGAGTTCCTAAAAGGTACTCCATTGGCACTGCATCGAAAAGTTCATAAAAAAGAAGCTTTTCGTAGACTGTAG
- the LOC131427089 gene encoding zinc finger protein 665-like produces MSTTILMPECCRCCLAQENEMFFVFENLDEFGSKITDLIANCSGVSIIEKDLFSKNICSKCLIDVTNATRFRNRCRKTEELLQNTKIDVKDFVLNPVPPVETELDTPQSSNNAVQSFKEHNGTEMNYLNEIKKEPIWVPECPDVEAIQPKQEPNFEDTSEDQPSNHCNEIEANIDPLMPDERRHKCEFCGKGFSATNDLKRHKRIHTGEKPHKCQTCGKAFIASSQLTRHVRIHTGERPSKCKLCEKVFICGSDLTKHERRVHANLRPHVCEICGKGFTEKSHLANHMHIHTGERPFKCEICGEGFTENCKLTKHKRIHSNVREYKCETCGKDFLEKGDLKKHTRIHTGERPYICDMCGKGFAESSHLLRHRRTHTNDRPYKCDLCIKTFLDSNGLAKHRLTHAGGKPYHCPVCDKGFAGNGHLMRHMSAHGVGVVPKLELHRKCVIGKNMNYTIKSKFQPSAQAESECSVITLPEYARPQPSSIYELELLNSLHQQIAAASHFICNKCGIAFDLQAALDQHLETHATIEANIQRHTCDECGKTCPSNSALMLHRRIHTGERPYACDICGKCFTVAGNLAQHRLRHTAEKSYKCDVCDKSFYRSNELTDHKHVHSDVKRPKCDICGRQFDTIEKVEHHKQIHVREEPVNCGICDKQFQTKANLVRHLRVHTRHKRFPCSACGKLFYAQNDLTHHERTHTGERPFKCDLCDKDFARNYDLSRHQRTHTGEKPHRCDICGKQFSTIGNMAEHRRRHTNEKKHKCDVCGKAFFNSNALAVHIQTHTGERRFKCDICGLELTTAGNVTTHRRIHTGERPHECDICGKKYFRNSNLVEHKIIHSGERTHRCEICCKEFFGKYNLDSHMRIHTGKRNKRCDTCGKQFFRRAELEAHIRTHTGERPYACEECGKAFTAASSLRKHRRTHVLPVSTLVPEVLIPKVEFGTVVSA; encoded by the exons TGATGCCTGAATGTTGCCGATGTTGTTTGgcacaagaaaacgaaatgttTTTCGTGTTTGAAAATTTGGACGAGTTTGGTAGTAAAATCACCGATTTGATAGCCAATTGTTCAGGTGTTTCG ATTATCGAAAAAGATCTGTTCTCCAAGAACATATGCAGCAAATGTCTAATCGATGTAACGAATGCTACTCGCTTTCGGAATCGATGTCGTAAAACGGAGGAACTGTTACAGAACACGAAGATCGACGTGAAGGATTTTGTACTGAATCCGGTACCACCGGTTGAGACAGAATTAGATACCCCACAGTCCTCAAACAATGCTGTACAATCATTCAAGGAACACAATGGAACAGAGATgaattatttgaatgaaataaagAAGGAACCAATTTGGGTTCCAGAATGCCCCGACGTAGAAGCGATTCAACCAAAACAAGAACCAAATTTCGAAGATACTAGTGAAGACCAACCTTCGAACCATTGTAACGAAATTGAAGCAAATATCGATCCTCTAATGCCAGACGAACGAAGGCATAAATGTGAGTTCTGTGGCAAAGGATTCTCGGCAACCAACGATTTGAAACGCCACAAACGCATTCACACAGGTGAGAAGCCACATAAATGTCAGACATGTGGGAAAGCATTTATCGCAAGCAGTCAGTTGACAAGACACGTACGCATTCACACCGGGGAGCGACCCAGTAAATGTAAACTTTGTGAAAAGGTGTTCATTTGCGGTAGTGATTTGACGAAACATGAAAGGCGTGTGCATGCAAATTTGAGACCTCATGTGTGTGAAATCTGCGGAAAAGGATTTACTGAGAAAAGTCATCTAGCAAACCATATGCACATCCACACCGGCGAACGGCCCTTCAAATGTGAGATTTGTGGCGAAGGGTTCACTGAAAATTGTAAGCTCACCAAGCACAAACGAATTCATTCGAACGTTCGTGAGTACAAATGCGAAACCTGCGGAAAAGACTTTCTTGAAAAGGGTGACCTAAAGAAGCATACCCGTATTCATACCGGAGAACGCCCGTACATTTGCGACATGTGTGGCAAAGGATTCGCCGAAAGCAGTCACCTTTTACGTCATAGACGTACACATACTAATGATCGTCCGTACAAGTGCGATTTGTGCATCAAGACCTTCCTGGATAGCAACGGGTTGGCGAAGCATCGGCTCACTCACGCTGGAGGCAAACCTTATCACTGTCCGGTATGTGACAAAGGTTTCGCCGGGAATGGCCATCTGATGCGCCACATGAGTGCGCACGGTGTAGGCGTTGTCCCGAAATTGGAG CTTCATCGCAAGTGCGTAATAGGAAAGAACATGAATTACACCATCAAATCGAAATTTCAGCCAAGTGCACAAGCTGAATCTGAATGTTCAGTTATTACACTACCAGAATACGCACGACCTCAACCCAGTAGTATATACGAATTAGAACTTTTAAACTCTCTGCACCAACAGATAGCGGCCGCTTCGCATTTTATTTGCAACAAATGTGGAATAGCATTTGATTTGCAGGCGGCATTGGATCAACATCTTGAAACGCATGCTACTATCGAGGCAAACATTCAAAG ACACACATGTGACGAATGTGGAAAAACTTGTCCTTCTAATAGTGCACTTATGCTGCATAGACGCATTCATACAGGCGAACGTCCATACGCGTGTGATATTTGTGGCAAATGTTTCACTGTTGCCGGAAATCTTGCGCAACATAGGCTTCGGCATACAGCTGAGAAGTCTTACAAATGTGATGTTTGCGACAAATCATTCTACAGAAGTAACGAACTCACGGATCATAAACATGTTCATAGCGATGTTAAACGACCTAAATGCGATATTTGTGGGAGACAATTCGACACAATAGAAAAAGTTGAGCATCATAAACAGATACACGTTCGAGAAGAGCCGGTCAATTGTGGTATTTGTGATAAACAATTTCAAACAAAAGCCAATTTGGTGCGACATTTGCGTGTGCATACTAGACATAAACGGTTTCCATGTAGTGCCTGTGGTAAATTGTTCTACGCACAGAACGACTTGACACATCACGAGCGAACCCATACCGGCGAGCGACCATTTAAATGTGATTTGTGCGACAAGGATTTTGCCAGAAATTACGATCTGAGCCGTCATCAACGTACCCATACTGGCGAGAAACCACACCGGTGTGATATTTGTGGCAAACAATTCAGTACGATTGGCAATATGGCTGAACATAGACGAAGACATACCAATGAGAAAAAGCACAAATGCGACGTTTGCGGTAAAGCATTTTTCAACTCAAATGCTCTTGCCGTGCACATTCAAACACATACGGGCGAACGACGTTTCAAGTgtgacatttgtggcttagAACTTACCACCGCTGGAAACGTCACCACTCATCGTCGCATTCATACCGGAGAACGGCCTCATGAGTGTGATATTTGCGGGAAAAAGTATTTCCGGAATAGTAATTTGGTAGAGCATAAGATTATCCACTCCGGAGAACGAACTCATCGATGCGAAATTTGCTGCAAAGAATTCTTCGGAAAATACAATCTCGATAGCCACATGCGAATTCACACTGGCAAGCGGAATAAACGATGCGACACTTGTGGTAAACAATTTTTTCGGCGGGCGGAACTCGAAGCGCACATCCGAACTCACACCGGTGAACGTCCGTATGCGTGCGAAGAGTGCGGGAAAGCTTTCACCGCCGCTAGTAGTCTTCGGAAACATAGACGAACTCATGTTCTGCCCGTTAGTACCCTTGTTCCGGAAGTATTGATTCCTAAAGTGGAATTTGGGACTGTAGTTAGTGCGTAA